One genomic segment of Chitinivibrionales bacterium includes these proteins:
- a CDS encoding PAS domain S-box protein, whose protein sequence is MVEKAAMNQQPKHNFPIVAIGASAGGLEAFTELVADLPERLHAAVIFVQHLPPERKSLLPDLLRNKRPDLHFSEPEEDTSLEPGHIYLGPPGKALTLDKCMLRINPETKRHPPHIIDNLLISLARAVGDRAVGVILSGAGSDGARGASEIRALGGSMIVQDPATAQFPSMPRAVIAAGAADMVINPAAIARTIDNIVDTHQEVEKIDELTTPENMKSFFDMLYKTTGFRFQEYKQSVFERRVRRRMQLRGLTSVHEYIQEIEHKPDEARQLAGDFLIGVTSFFRDPDAWQELKAHVVRSLILEKKDEPIRVWTPACSTGEESYSIAIMLHDELDRAGKEKYFQIFASDINDGALEKARKGVYPGCFEGDIPLEYWPKYFTSSEDRQTMEVNTEIREKIVFARHDVLEDPPFSKQDLIICRNLLIYLDPRGQERCIDIFNYALGENRYLFLGKAEGVSGKYAQFQKLEPKEANIFKRLPGVAPSRFPTTIRRTTATQQQKPEPQPMPPNAAVVNAARNVLLAAYTPAAVAIDKDYTVLFNNGPVNRYLTPPFGEPTRNLLEQLPKRLATRIRSAVYRVSQDGEPVVLRATIDKRKLSVTVSKLEESDSHFLVVFEEKKGRMAAEQKAIAETPSGDDSTMRQLEDELTATRLDLQQHIEQLRNVNEKLQSYNEELTVSNEELETSREELQSLNEELITVNAQLQSKITEQEETNNDLVNFQTSTNLPALFLDHQLRVRRFTPAMTGLVSLIPGDIGRPLADLSQKKLGPDLELDARTVLDTLEIAPREIAVGDAWYIRSTQPYRTADDRVNGVVMTWSDVTSLKRAQKDLREAAEKFRIVADFTYDWEYWRGTDDRFIYMTPSCEIVTGYSREEFMEDPDLYTRIIHPDDREMMVNHLADNMKQRKQEEFEFRIVRRDGTMRWIGHKCRPVIGDNGQMMGRRSVNRDITRQKEAEQERELLIVQQQAIMESMNDALVIAGPTGEIIYHNPVSLSLHGYSSQEASHITGKTASTLWKNYDLDGNELPFEQWPMPRALRSERFSGYEVRVKSVETGKEFIGSYSGSPVFDVHGNLFAALLTIRDITGHKEIELDLQRSRRDLNRAQEVAQVGSWRMDTRNNELFWSDEAYRIFGVPKGTKLSYEDFLSFVHPDQRETVDHTWNAALKGEPYDIEHQIVVDGTIKWVHEIADFEFDKNGELTGGFGTVQDITNLKKTELALRGERELLDTIFDSIPVMITLYEPTLKILTLNRQVYETTGWTEEDLKQKSIMELVYPDPHYRKEVADYMQSLQPGFKDIVMTRKDGNTVETSWANVRIPDGRQVGIGLDISERKQNEREREELFKKAEKGKVILEALLAHVPEGIVITGGIGESVTISRTLHQWTGERMRDGIAFGSDEFVEAWGLVDPENKEPIDAEQLPIMRVFREGRPVVNDVWLQKGPDGSWRYVSANAGPILDREGKVKGCVVAWRDITDMRKNEEALKRRTSELVATNEELESFSYSVSHDLRNPLNNIQIMTEMLEECSDEALDDDGKKALEHIEKNVDRMTNIIADLLELSRISRHELQIQYTDLSAMAGDFIDELKRTNPEREIDIVIHDSMSTRADRRLMQLALENLIRNAWKYTAKCEHPRIEIGVKQDSDSPVFFVKDNGAGFDMSNAKRIFTPFQRAHSEKEYKGTGIGLSIVKRIIHKHGGEIWAESEIGKGSCFYFTVE, encoded by the coding sequence ATGGTGGAGAAGGCAGCTATGAATCAACAACCCAAACATAATTTCCCGATAGTCGCAATCGGCGCTTCTGCAGGCGGACTGGAAGCATTCACCGAACTGGTAGCCGATTTACCCGAAAGGCTGCATGCCGCGGTAATCTTTGTACAGCATTTGCCCCCGGAGCGCAAGAGTCTTCTTCCCGATCTTCTGCGGAACAAGCGTCCGGACCTCCATTTTTCCGAACCCGAGGAGGATACGTCCCTCGAGCCGGGGCATATTTATCTCGGCCCGCCCGGGAAAGCACTTACCCTTGATAAGTGTATGCTGCGCATCAATCCTGAAACCAAGCGTCATCCCCCGCACATTATCGATAATCTGTTGATATCTCTTGCCCGGGCTGTCGGAGATCGTGCGGTGGGTGTTATCCTTTCGGGTGCGGGAAGTGACGGTGCCCGGGGGGCGAGTGAAATCAGGGCATTGGGAGGCAGCATGATCGTGCAGGATCCTGCTACCGCCCAGTTTCCTTCCATGCCCAGGGCGGTCATTGCCGCAGGCGCCGCTGATATGGTAATCAATCCGGCTGCTATCGCCCGGACCATCGATAACATTGTCGACACGCATCAGGAAGTGGAAAAAATAGATGAGCTGACAACGCCGGAGAATATGAAGAGCTTTTTTGATATGCTCTATAAGACGACCGGGTTTCGTTTTCAGGAATACAAGCAGAGTGTTTTCGAGCGGCGGGTCAGACGGCGTATGCAGCTTCGGGGCCTTACATCGGTCCACGAATACATACAGGAAATCGAGCATAAGCCTGATGAAGCCCGGCAGCTTGCTGGCGATTTCCTGATCGGTGTCACTTCCTTTTTCCGCGATCCCGACGCCTGGCAGGAGCTGAAGGCCCATGTCGTCCGTTCGCTTATTTTAGAAAAAAAAGATGAACCCATCCGTGTCTGGACTCCGGCCTGTTCCACCGGTGAAGAAAGCTATTCCATTGCGATCATGCTCCATGATGAACTCGACCGGGCGGGCAAAGAGAAATATTTTCAGATATTTGCTTCCGATATCAACGATGGGGCCCTGGAAAAAGCGCGAAAGGGGGTTTATCCGGGGTGTTTTGAAGGTGATATTCCTTTGGAGTACTGGCCGAAATACTTTACCTCCAGCGAAGACCGCCAGACCATGGAGGTCAACACCGAAATCAGAGAAAAAATCGTATTCGCCCGTCACGATGTTCTCGAAGATCCGCCCTTTTCAAAACAGGACCTGATTATCTGCCGCAACCTGCTCATTTATCTGGACCCCCGGGGCCAGGAACGGTGCATTGACATTTTCAATTATGCCCTGGGCGAAAACCGGTATCTTTTTCTGGGCAAGGCTGAAGGTGTTTCCGGCAAATATGCCCAGTTTCAGAAACTCGAGCCCAAAGAAGCGAATATTTTCAAACGTCTTCCCGGTGTGGCGCCCTCCCGTTTTCCAACCACGATTCGTCGTACAACGGCAACGCAGCAGCAAAAGCCCGAGCCGCAACCCATGCCGCCCAATGCTGCAGTGGTTAACGCGGCCCGGAATGTGCTCCTTGCAGCCTATACTCCGGCTGCGGTGGCTATCGACAAGGATTATACCGTTCTTTTCAATAACGGCCCGGTCAACCGGTATCTGACGCCTCCCTTCGGTGAACCGACCCGGAACCTTCTGGAGCAGCTGCCCAAACGGCTGGCAACCAGAATACGAAGCGCTGTCTACCGGGTATCACAGGATGGTGAACCTGTTGTGCTGCGTGCAACCATAGACAAACGAAAACTCTCGGTCACCGTATCAAAACTCGAAGAGAGTGATAGTCATTTCCTTGTTGTATTCGAAGAGAAAAAGGGGCGCATGGCGGCTGAACAGAAAGCAATTGCTGAAACGCCGTCCGGAGATGATTCGACCATGCGGCAACTCGAGGATGAACTCACCGCAACCCGACTCGATCTTCAGCAGCATATCGAACAGCTCAGGAATGTCAATGAAAAACTCCAGTCGTATAACGAAGAATTGACTGTCTCCAATGAAGAACTGGAGACCTCGCGGGAAGAACTCCAGTCGCTTAATGAAGAACTGATTACGGTCAATGCCCAGTTGCAGAGCAAGATCACCGAGCAGGAAGAGACCAATAACGATCTGGTCAATTTTCAGACCAGTACCAATCTTCCGGCGCTCTTTTTAGACCATCAATTACGGGTACGCCGGTTTACGCCTGCAATGACCGGGCTCGTTTCGCTCATACCCGGTGATATCGGCAGGCCGCTCGCCGACCTGTCACAGAAGAAACTGGGGCCCGATCTGGAACTGGATGCCCGCACTGTACTCGACACCCTGGAAATCGCACCGCGAGAGATCGCTGTGGGTGATGCCTGGTATATCCGTTCCACCCAGCCCTATCGCACCGCCGATGACCGTGTTAACGGCGTTGTTATGACCTGGAGCGATGTCACCTCACTGAAGCGGGCTCAGAAAGATCTCCGCGAAGCGGCCGAAAAATTCCGTATCGTTGCCGATTTTACCTATGATTGGGAATACTGGCGCGGGACCGATGACCGTTTTATCTATATGACTCCCTCATGTGAAATTGTAACCGGCTACAGCAGGGAAGAATTTATGGAGGACCCCGATCTGTATACCCGCATCATTCATCCCGACGACCGGGAAATGATGGTGAACCATCTGGCCGACAATATGAAACAGCGCAAACAGGAGGAATTTGAATTCCGCATTGTCCGGCGTGATGGAACGATGCGATGGATCGGACATAAATGCCGGCCGGTAATTGGTGATAACGGGCAAATGATGGGGCGCCGTTCGGTTAACCGGGATATCACCAGACAAAAAGAAGCCGAACAGGAGCGTGAGTTGCTTATCGTCCAGCAACAGGCGATCATGGAGAGCATGAACGACGCCTTGGTAATCGCCGGTCCCACAGGGGAAATTATCTATCATAATCCTGTCTCGCTGTCACTCCATGGATACTCATCACAGGAAGCTTCCCATATCACCGGTAAAACTGCCTCTACCCTGTGGAAAAATTACGATCTCGATGGTAATGAGTTGCCCTTTGAACAGTGGCCCATGCCGCGCGCACTGCGATCTGAACGTTTCTCGGGGTATGAAGTCAGAGTGAAGAGCGTTGAAACCGGCAAAGAGTTTATCGGAAGTTATTCCGGATCGCCGGTATTTGATGTTCATGGTAATCTGTTTGCTGCACTGCTCACCATACGTGACATTACAGGCCATAAAGAGATTGAACTGGATTTGCAGAGGAGCCGCAGGGACCTCAACCGGGCGCAGGAAGTTGCTCAGGTGGGAAGTTGGCGGATGGACACACGGAACAACGAGCTGTTCTGGTCGGATGAAGCGTACCGTATTTTCGGAGTGCCGAAGGGCACGAAACTGAGCTACGAAGATTTCCTCTCCTTTGTTCATCCGGACCAACGGGAGACCGTGGACCATACTTGGAACGCGGCGCTCAAAGGCGAGCCCTACGATATCGAACACCAGATAGTTGTTGACGGCACAATTAAATGGGTCCATGAAATCGCTGATTTCGAATTTGATAAGAACGGTGAGCTTACCGGCGGTTTCGGAACCGTGCAGGATATCACCAATCTCAAGAAGACCGAACTGGCCCTTCGGGGTGAGCGTGAATTACTCGACACTATTTTTGATTCTATTCCGGTCATGATTACTCTCTACGAACCCACCTTGAAGATACTGACTCTCAACCGTCAGGTATACGAAACCACCGGCTGGACCGAAGAGGACCTGAAGCAGAAGAGTATAATGGAACTCGTCTATCCCGATCCTCATTATCGCAAGGAGGTAGCAGACTACATGCAGTCTCTACAGCCGGGATTTAAGGATATTGTTATGACCCGCAAGGACGGCAACACGGTGGAGACCAGTTGGGCGAATGTTCGTATCCCCGACGGCCGGCAGGTGGGGATTGGACTCGATATCAGCGAGCGAAAACAGAATGAACGGGAGCGCGAAGAGCTTTTTAAAAAGGCCGAAAAGGGGAAAGTTATTCTCGAAGCCCTTCTGGCCCATGTTCCCGAAGGTATCGTTATCACCGGTGGAATCGGCGAATCGGTTACCATCAGCCGGACCCTTCATCAATGGACTGGTGAGCGTATGCGTGACGGTATCGCATTCGGTAGTGATGAATTCGTTGAGGCCTGGGGGCTGGTCGATCCCGAAAACAAAGAGCCGATCGATGCTGAACAACTGCCGATCATGCGGGTATTCAGGGAAGGGCGACCTGTTGTCAACGATGTCTGGCTGCAGAAGGGGCCCGACGGCTCCTGGCGGTATGTTTCGGCAAACGCCGGTCCGATTCTCGACCGGGAAGGCAAGGTGAAGGGATGTGTGGTTGCCTGGCGTGATATTACCGATATGAGGAAAAATGAAGAAGCGCTCAAGCGGCGGACCAGTGAGCTGGTTGCCACCAATGAGGAACTGGAGTCGTTCTCCTACTCGGTTTCACATGATCTGCGCAATCCCCTGAACAACATACAGATAATGACCGAAATGCTCGAAGAATGCAGTGATGAAGCCCTTGATGATGACGGCAAAAAGGCCCTTGAGCATATTGAAAAGAATGTCGACCGGATGACCAATATCATCGCCGACCTTCTTGAGCTTTCGAGAATTTCCCGTCATGAACTCCAAATCCAGTATACCGACCTCAGCGCCATGGCCGGCGATTTTATCGATGAACTGAAACGGACCAATCCGGAGCGGGAAATCGATATTGTCATTCACGACAGCATGAGTACCCGGGCCGACCGGAGACTCATGCAGCTCGCGTTGGAAAATCTCATTCGCAATGCCTGGAAATATACTGCCAAATGCGAACATCCCCGTATCGAAATCGGCGTAAAACAGGATTCGGACAGCCCGGTGTTTTTTGTAAAAGACAACGGCGCAGGATTCGATATGAGTAACGCAAAGAGAATCTTCACTCCTTTCCAGCGCGCCCATTCCGAAAAGGAATACAAAGGTACGGGAATCGGACTCTCGATCGTCAAACGAATAATTCACAAACACGGCGGCGAAATCTGGGCCGAATCCGAGATAGGAAAGGGGTCGTGCTTCTATTTTACAGTGGAGTAA
- a CDS encoding class I fructose-bisphosphate aldolase, which yields MSVMTIDIENILGNESKDLLEHTCCDIPSSMVYQPGPNWIDDVYAASDRSPTVLRNLSTLISGGRLAGTGYISILPVDHGVEHTAGSAFVPNPIYFDPEQIVRLALEAQCSAVASTLGVLGSVAHRYAHKIPFIVKLNHNELLSYPNTYDQRIFASVKQAFEMGAIGVGATIYFGSPESRRQIEEVSRLFEHAHRLGLVCVLWCYLRNTDLQDKNKDLQIAADLTGQANHLGATIQADIVKQKLPVPLHGFEELKYSKSDPLMYEKLMSDHIIDLVRYQVANTYMGRCGLINSGGASGKNDLEQVVRTAVINKRAGGMGVISGRKAFQRPFNKGVELLNAIQDVYLDEKITVA from the coding sequence ATATCTGTTATGACTATTGATATTGAAAATATTCTCGGCAATGAATCGAAAGATCTTCTGGAACACACCTGCTGTGATATACCGTCGAGCATGGTATATCAGCCGGGACCAAACTGGATCGATGATGTTTATGCGGCATCCGACCGCAGTCCAACCGTCCTCAGGAATTTATCGACACTCATCTCCGGCGGCCGTCTTGCCGGGACCGGCTATATATCAATTCTTCCGGTAGACCACGGAGTGGAACATACCGCCGGATCCGCATTTGTCCCTAATCCCATATATTTCGATCCCGAACAGATTGTCCGACTTGCCTTAGAAGCTCAGTGTTCGGCGGTAGCCTCAACGCTGGGTGTTCTGGGATCGGTTGCCCATCGGTATGCGCATAAAATACCATTCATCGTCAAACTCAACCACAATGAGCTTCTCTCCTATCCGAACACCTACGACCAGCGCATATTCGCCTCGGTGAAACAGGCCTTTGAGATGGGGGCTATCGGCGTGGGAGCAACAATTTACTTCGGATCCCCCGAATCCAGGCGTCAGATTGAAGAAGTTTCCCGGCTTTTCGAACATGCCCACCGATTAGGTCTGGTATGCGTACTCTGGTGTTATCTCAGAAACACAGACCTGCAGGATAAAAACAAAGATCTTCAGATAGCGGCAGATTTAACAGGACAGGCCAACCATCTCGGCGCAACGATCCAAGCTGATATTGTCAAACAAAAACTTCCGGTCCCCCTTCATGGTTTTGAAGAACTCAAATACAGTAAATCCGATCCGCTCATGTACGAAAAACTCATGTCCGACCACATCATCGATCTGGTCAGGTATCAGGTAGCCAATACCTACATGGGCCGTTGCGGCCTTATCAATTCGGGCGGTGCATCGGGCAAAAATGATCTCGAACAGGTCGTCCGCACTGCGGTTATCAACAAACGGGCCGGTGGCATGGGAGTTATCAGCGGACGGAAAGCATTTCAGCGACCATTCAACAAAGGCGTGGAGCTGCTCAATGCTATTCAGGATGTATATCTGGATGAGAAAATAACCGTTGCATGA
- a CDS encoding YbhB/YbcL family Raf kinase inhibitor-like protein: MKLSSPAFENDGIIPAKFTCKGSNINPPLTIEDLPEGTKSLCLIMHDPDAPSGDFVHWVDYNIDPTGEIPENSTPGKQGKNDFGNIGYGGPCPPPDGAHHYVWELHALDTMLGMSGGTSRQEVESALQGHELASAQLVGQFASEK; the protein is encoded by the coding sequence ATGAAACTGAGCAGTCCTGCATTCGAGAATGACGGTATTATACCTGCGAAGTTTACTTGTAAAGGCTCGAATATCAATCCGCCATTGACTATCGAAGACCTTCCGGAGGGTACGAAGAGCCTCTGTCTTATCATGCACGATCCCGATGCTCCATCGGGGGATTTTGTTCACTGGGTTGATTACAATATCGATCCCACCGGAGAAATTCCCGAAAACAGCACGCCGGGAAAGCAGGGAAAGAACGATTTCGGTAACATCGGCTACGGCGGACCGTGCCCGCCACCCGATGGTGCACATCATTACGTCTGGGAACTCCATGCACTCGATACCATGCTTGGTATGTCTGGAGGCACGAGCAGACAAGAAGTCGAAAGTGCGCTTCAGGGACATGAGCTTGCATCGGCGCAACTGGTCGGACAGT
- a CDS encoding DJ-1 family protein, with the protein MSKKVLVPIAHGTEETEAVTIIDILRRAGADVTVAACGGQLGITASRGVELVADRQIEGCLNEKFDCIVLPGGARGAEHLRDDPTLTEMLLNQNKSGRYIGAICAAPAVILEFHEILDNHKATCHPDFAPKLENQEAIGQRVVIDGNIITGQGPGTALEFSLALVQLLYGEKKANDIAKAVVV; encoded by the coding sequence ATGTCGAAAAAAGTACTTGTTCCCATAGCCCATGGGACTGAAGAAACTGAAGCGGTCACCATCATTGATATATTGCGCCGGGCGGGCGCCGATGTTACCGTAGCGGCCTGCGGCGGACAGTTGGGAATTACGGCATCTCGGGGAGTCGAACTGGTCGCAGACCGCCAGATTGAAGGGTGTCTTAATGAGAAATTCGATTGTATCGTTCTTCCGGGTGGTGCACGGGGCGCCGAACATCTGCGGGATGATCCCACACTTACCGAAATGCTTTTGAACCAGAATAAGAGTGGCCGGTATATTGGGGCTATCTGTGCAGCACCTGCGGTTATTCTGGAATTTCATGAAATTCTGGATAATCACAAGGCAACCTGTCATCCCGATTTTGCCCCAAAACTCGAAAACCAGGAAGCAATCGGGCAACGAGTTGTAATCGACGGCAATATTATTACCGGTCAAGGGCCGGGCACAGCACTTGAATTCAGTCTTGCCCTGGTACAATTGTTATATGGAGAAAAAAAAGCGAACGACATTGCAAAAGCGGTTGTTGTGTAG
- a CDS encoding TIM barrel protein has protein sequence MSDWPVGLSTGCFYTKSIFDCIDSIIESGFNMIEVCSSPNHLDYHNEAAVQEAARMLDDKHVETYSFHAPFSENIDITSLNDHEREHAFNEISRAAQAAATLNVRYFVLHPGPEKTYNVPAHERMQRMRNAAEVLDRISERCSSLGVGVVLENMLPHLFCGDISEMVWLLGSINSVIPGACLDTGHAYLSGNLHHVMYKLSGLLLMIHANDNKGNRDDHLPPGRGGIEWKRLLWELGRTGFHGGIILEVAGDERMDPDKLLHGAREARLYLRRIMQELALASPPAVAFGSFEKVPAE, from the coding sequence ATGAGCGACTGGCCGGTAGGATTGTCAACAGGATGTTTTTATACCAAAAGCATATTCGATTGTATCGACAGTATTATCGAAAGCGGTTTCAATATGATCGAAGTATGTTCGTCACCAAACCATCTCGACTACCACAATGAAGCTGCTGTACAGGAGGCGGCGCGCATGCTTGATGACAAGCATGTTGAAACCTATTCCTTTCACGCTCCCTTTTCGGAAAACATAGATATTACGTCATTAAATGATCACGAACGGGAACATGCCTTCAATGAGATAAGTCGGGCCGCACAAGCGGCGGCAACGCTCAATGTACGATATTTCGTACTCCATCCGGGCCCCGAAAAGACCTATAATGTTCCGGCCCACGAGCGCATGCAACGGATGAGAAATGCGGCGGAGGTGCTTGATCGTATCAGTGAACGATGCTCGTCGCTGGGGGTCGGTGTGGTGCTCGAAAACATGCTTCCCCATCTGTTCTGCGGAGACATCAGCGAAATGGTCTGGCTTCTGGGAAGTATCAACAGTGTTATTCCCGGCGCATGCCTTGATACGGGGCATGCCTATCTTTCGGGCAATCTGCATCATGTGATGTATAAGTTGTCGGGACTTCTTTTAATGATCCATGCCAATGACAACAAGGGTAACCGGGACGATCATCTGCCCCCCGGGCGAGGCGGTATCGAATGGAAACGGTTGCTGTGGGAACTGGGGCGTACCGGCTTTCATGGGGGGATTATTCTGGAGGTTGCCGGAGATGAGCGTATGGATCCCGATAAGCTTTTGCATGGCGCAAGAGAAGCCCGGCTCTACCTGCGCCGCATTATGCAGGAACTGGCACTTGCCAGTCCTCCGGCAGTGGCGTTTGGAAGTTTTGAGAAGGTGCCGGCAGAATAA
- a CDS encoding PAS domain S-box protein, translated as MPEQTRPETGRLIADAVAIDSNKWKNLTSDDFSKMSKEDLKDIVAEMQIYQQGLEIFNRNLAGSNNKLAREKEELERSHRFFGNFSEKTTGNSIQNDREQLIEQLAREKEALAESEQLFRIMGHSIDYGVWAADASGNITHVCPKLTDMLGKSFEEVRGFGWLDTLVPEQREDVADLWMHSIRTGEPFEHEHHFVAKNGDIRIVLGRGMPVRNEKGTVVSWAGINLDITDPNRVEEELMHTSAVLKRVNKNLQESREYLNRAQEVAHIGSWRLDIREGEALCSDEACRIIGIADQKEITSEMFASIIYPDDRDNVEQMRAELMQGNAREFDNRIVVDGKVKWVRVRSEPEFDNNNVLTGGFGTIQDITELMTARKKIEDREKLFSLVLENSRDGIHLFDLAAEKLAFMSPSLEKLTGFTLDEIEQLPLGEIAFRLHPDDIETVNNYLSEIIAGNEPDKPMEYRWRIKSGEYRWFSDSRKAIWDHEGNAIALVGVSRDITDQKIMEENLRRQAGDLSVVNGELESFSYSVSHDLRNVVNNIAALIDVFEVDNLDRINETGKACLLHIKQNVSRMSDTISDLLQLSRVSKQELEITQTNLSRIAERFIDELKESNSGRRVGVNIHDNMTAMADRGLMRLVMENLIRNAWKYTSKSKQPEIEIGYRKEGQERYFFVKDNGAGFDMKDAERIFAPFQRAHSKKEYPGTGIGLSIVRRVIKKHSGEIWVESETGKGSCFYFTLG; from the coding sequence ATGCCTGAACAAACCCGCCCTGAGACCGGAAGACTTATTGCTGATGCTGTGGCGATCGATTCAAATAAATGGAAAAATCTTACTTCAGATGATTTTTCAAAGATGAGTAAGGAAGATCTCAAGGATATTGTTGCAGAAATGCAAATCTATCAACAGGGCCTGGAGATATTCAATCGGAATCTTGCCGGTTCGAACAATAAGCTTGCCCGTGAAAAAGAAGAACTTGAGCGTTCTCATCGCTTTTTTGGCAATTTTTCCGAAAAGACAACCGGCAATAGTATACAAAATGACCGTGAACAGTTGATCGAGCAGCTAGCCCGTGAAAAGGAGGCGCTTGCCGAATCGGAACAGCTATTCCGGATCATGGGGCATTCGATTGACTATGGTGTCTGGGCTGCCGATGCTTCGGGGAATATTACCCATGTTTGTCCCAAACTGACCGATATGCTGGGAAAATCATTTGAAGAGGTCCGCGGCTTTGGCTGGCTCGATACACTGGTTCCCGAACAGCGGGAGGACGTTGCCGATTTATGGATGCATTCGATACGGACCGGCGAGCCGTTCGAGCATGAGCATCATTTTGTGGCCAAAAATGGTGATATCCGTATTGTGCTGGGGCGTGGCATGCCGGTGAGAAATGAAAAGGGAACCGTTGTTTCCTGGGCGGGCATCAATCTCGATATTACCGACCCCAACCGAGTTGAAGAAGAGCTTATGCATACCAGTGCGGTTCTTAAGAGAGTCAATAAAAATCTACAGGAGAGCCGTGAATATCTCAATCGGGCCCAGGAAGTGGCCCATATCGGAAGCTGGCGGCTGGATATTCGAGAAGGCGAGGCGCTTTGCTCCGATGAAGCATGCCGGATTATTGGGATAGCCGATCAAAAAGAGATAACTAGTGAGATGTTTGCTTCCATAATTTATCCTGACGACCGGGATAATGTTGAACAGATGCGGGCTGAACTCATGCAGGGGAACGCACGTGAATTCGATAACCGGATTGTGGTTGACGGAAAGGTTAAGTGGGTGCGGGTTCGTTCCGAGCCCGAATTCGACAACAATAATGTACTCACCGGTGGATTCGGGACCATCCAGGATATTACCGAACTGATGACTGCCCGGAAAAAAATTGAAGATCGCGAAAAGCTGTTCAGCCTGGTGCTCGAGAATTCCCGTGACGGCATTCACCTCTTCGATCTTGCTGCCGAAAAATTGGCATTCATGAGTCCGTCGCTCGAAAAACTTACCGGCTTTACACTCGATGAAATCGAGCAGTTACCCCTTGGAGAGATTGCTTTCCGATTGCATCCCGATGATATTGAGACTGTCAATAATTACCTGAGCGAAATTATTGCAGGCAATGAACCGGATAAGCCCATGGAGTATCGCTGGCGTATTAAAAGCGGTGAGTACCGGTGGTTCAGTGACAGCAGAAAGGCGATCTGGGATCATGAGGGAAATGCAATCGCCCTCGTTGGTGTCAGCCGTGATATTACCGATCAGAAAATAATGGAAGAAAATCTCCGGCGCCAGGCAGGCGACCTTTCCGTCGTAAATGGTGAACTCGAGTCCTTTTCCTATTCTGTCTCCCACGACCTTCGCAATGTAGTCAATAACATCGCCGCGCTGATCGATGTATTCGAGGTTGATAATCTGGATCGTATTAATGAAACCGGAAAAGCATGCCTGCTTCATATCAAGCAAAATGTTTCCCGGATGTCGGATACCATCTCCGATCTTCTGCAGCTTTCCCGTGTTTCAAAACAGGAGCTGGAAATTACCCAAACCAACTTGAGCCGTATTGCCGAAAGATTTATCGATGAATTGAAAGAAAGCAATTCCGGCCGCCGGGTCGGGGTAAATATCCATGATAACATGACTGCTATGGCCGATCGGGGGTTGATGCGACTCGTTATGGAAAATCTCATCAGAAATGCATGGAAATATACCTCTAAATCTAAACAACCGGAAATCGAAATCGGCTATCGAAAAGAAGGACAGGAGAGGTACTTTTTTGTCAAAGACAATGGCGCAGGTTTCGATATGAAAGATGCGGAGCGGATTTTCGCTCCATTCCAGCGGGCCCATTCCAAAAAAGAGTATCCCGGTACTGGAATCGGTCTTTCAATTGTCCGCCGCGTTATCAAAAAACACAGTGGCGAAATATGGGTCGAATCGGAAACCGGAAAAGGGTCATGTTTTTATTTTACGCTGGGCTAG